The DNA region CAAATCGGTTAAGCTCTGCGGAGCCACTTCCCAGTCAAAGCCGGTGTATTCGCTGCCCTCTACCCTAAGCTGCTTGACGCTGAGAAAGCCCCCTCCGTCCGGCGCGTCCTCGACCACGCTGCGCGAGTACATGTTGACGCCCAGAAAGTCAGACGGGCTGCTGATGGTTTCCAAGTCGCCGGGCAGCACCAAACCCTGTGCCTGCGGGCTGGCCGCGCCCAGAAGGTCCACGGTGTCCTGCGGATAGCCGCGCCCGAACACTGGGCCGAGATACCAGCGGTTGGCAAAGCCGTCTTGCCGGTGGGCCGCCGCCTCATCAGCGGGTGAGCCGCTGGCCGGATACGCCGCCGCCAGATTGAGGGTGATGCCCACCTGAGCGTCCGGCACGCTCGCCCGCACCGCTTGAACGCCCAGGCCGTGCGCCAGCAGCAAGTGGTGTGAAGCGGCAAAACTCTCGGCCAGATCGGTGTGGCCCGGCGCGTGAACGCCGACGCCGTAGCCCAAAAAGGCCGCCACCCAGGGTTCGTTGATGGTGATCCAGTGCTTGACCCTGTCGCCGAGTTCGGCGGCCACCACCGCCGCGTAGTCACCGAAAGCCAGCGCGGTATCTCTCTCAGGCCAGCCGCCTTTGTCCTGCAAAACCTGTGGCAAGTCCCAGTGATAGAGCGTCAGCCAAGGTGTGATGCCCCGCGCCAGTAGGCCGTCCACCAAGCGCGAATAAAAGTCCAGTCCGGCCCGGTTTGTGGCCCCGCGCCCACCGGGGATGATGCGCGGCCAAGCCACGCTGAAGCGGTAGGCGTTGACATTCAGCGAGGCAATTAAATCGAGGTCGCTGTCTAAGCGGTGATAGTGGTCACAGGCCACGTCGCCGTTTTCGCCGTTCATGACTTTGCCGGGCGTAGCGCAAAAGGTGTCCCAGATGCTGGACGACCTGCCGCCCTCGTGGGCTGCGCCCTCAATTTGATACGAGGACGTGGCAACCCCGAAGACAAAGTCGGGCGGGAAGTTCTGGCGGATGAGGCGGGTGGTGTCAGGTAAAGTTAGGGTCATGGTTCTCCAGAAGTGAAGACAGGGATGAGGAGGGGAGGGGAGGTTAGCCTTTCAGCGCTCCGCTGGTCAGGCCGTCGATGAGGCGGCGTGAGGCGAAGGCGAAGATGATCAGCAGCGGCACCACCGTCAGGGCCACGCCGCACATCAGCGCTCCCCAGTCGGTGTTGGCGATGCCTTGCAAGGTGCGCAGGGCCAGCGGCGCGGTGTAGGTCTCGGCGCTGCGGAAGATGATCAGCGGGCCCAAAAAGCCGTTCCACGACTGCACGAAGGTCACCAGACCGAGGGTCGCCATCGCCGGGCCGGTCAGCGGCACGATGACTTTGCGAAAGGTCGTGAATTCGGTGGCCCCGTCGATGCGGGCGGCCTCGACCAGTTCACGCGGAATGGCGCTCCCGATGTACTGGCGCATCAAAAAGATGCCGAAGGCGTTGGCCATGCTGGGAATCCACAGCGCTCTGGGGGTGTCGATCCAGCCCAGCGCCTGCATGATCAGGGCGTAGGGCACGATGTTGAGGGTCGACGGAATCAGCAGGGTCGCCAGCAGCAGCCCGAATAGCCAACCCTTGCCCTTGAATTCGTACATGGCAAAGGCGTAGCCGCCCAGCGTGCAGAAAAACAGGGTGGTCGCGGTGGTCAGCACCGCCAGATACAAGCTGTTCCAGAGGTTGCGCCAGAACGGCATGCGTGAGAGCAGGCTTTCGTAGTTGTTGGTCAGGTCGTGGCCGAACCAGACGGGCGGCGGCAGCGAGAAGATCTCTTGGCGCGGGTGGGTGGCGAAAACGAACATGAAGTAGAAGGGAGCCAGCGTCAGCAGGCCGCCGAGAACGAGCAGCAGAATGGAACCGGCGCGGCTGAGTGGGCGCTTGCCGCTGATGCTGCGGGGCGTCGTGCGCGGCGCGGCCAGGGGAGTGGAGGTCATTTGGCCGCCTTGCTGTCGCTCATGCCGCTGCGTCCGAAGAGGCGGTTGTTGACCAGGGTGAGCAGGCCGATCACGATAAAGAGCAGCCAGGCCATCGCGGCGGCCAGTCCAGCGTCGCTGTAAGCGTTGTAGGTTCTAAACATATACATGATGGTGGTCAGTCCTGCCTGCCCGACGCCGCCGCCGCCGTTGGTGAGAATGTACGGTTCTTCGAATAGCTGAAAGCCGCCGATGAGGCTCAGGGTCACGGCCAGGAACATAGTGGGGCGCAGCAGCGGCAAGGTGATGAACCGGAACTGCTGGGCTCGGGTCGCGCCGTCCACCGAAGCTGCTTCGTAGAGGTCGCCAGGAATGGCTTGCAGGCCTGACAAGTACAGCAGCATGTTCCAGCCCACGTAGCGCCAGACGATCACCATGGCAATCGACGGCTGCACGAAGGCGCGTTCGCCCAGCCAGTTGATCTTGTCAGCAGGAAACAGCACACCCAGGATGGGAATGTGGTGCAGGCTGTTGAGCGCCGCGTTGAGCACGCCGTACTGCCAGCTAAACAGCGTGAAGAAGATCACCGAGATGGCGACCACCGAGGTGATGTACGGCAAAAAGTAGATGGCCGTAATCAGGGACTGGGCTTTTTTGAGGCCCATATTGATGGCAAAGGCCAGCGGAATGGCGATCAGGTGCTGCGGCAGGCCGCTTTCCACCGCCAAAATTGTGGTGTTTTTCAGTGACAGCCAGAAGGTGGGATCGGTGAGGTTGTCGGTGAAGTTGCGCAGGCCCACGAACTTCATGTCGCCCAGGCCGCTGCCGGGTTGCCACTCATGCACCGAGAGGTAGCCGTTGAAGATGATAGGGAAGAGGCCGAAGGCAAAAAACAACAAGAAGAAGGGGCTGATAAAGATATAAGGGGCGTATTTACGCTGAAAGTTATCCCAGCCGCCGATTTTAGGAATGGGCGGCTGAGGCGTCAGCTTGGCGGGGGGAGCGGTCATGGTAAAGCCTCCTTCAGTACGGCCATCAAGCACAAACCCGTCAGCACAAATTGGTCAGCACAGCTCAGCTAGCACAGCAAAGCGAGCAAACAAAAACTGAGCGCGGGCACCCCTTGCCAGACACGCTCAGCTTTGAGTGAGGCTGTTTAGCGGGCGCGGCGCTCGACGAGGCGCTGGGCGTCGGCCAAAGCGGTGGGGATGTCCTTGCTGCCGTCGAGCACGCTACCCAGCGCGTCGCCGACGATCTGGTCGGCAATGGGGTCGAGCTTGTTGACGTCCAGCGGCTGAATCTTGGTCGCCGCCGTGCGCCACAGCAAGCGGGCTTTCTGGTTGCCCAGGTACACCACGCCTTGGTTGAACACCGCGTCGGTCTGGCCGGCCTTGAGCGCCGGGAAAGCTCCGGTGGTCTTGAACGCCAGCACCTGCTGGGCCGGGTTGGTGGTCAGGTACTGAAGCAGCTTCCAGGCGGCGTCTTTGTTGGTGCTCTGGGCGGGAATGCCGTAGAACGAGCCGCCCCAGCTGGCAAAGGTGTTGCCGGGAAGATTCTGGGCGTTCCACTTGCCGCTGAAGTCCTTGGCCAGCCAGTTTTGCATGTGCCCGACCAGCCACGCACCCGAGAACTCGGTGGCGAGGTTGCCTTTCTGGAAGGCGGTGGTCCACTCCGGCGAGAAGGCTGCGCCGGCCTTGGCGTCGAGCTTGGCGTCGCGGATTTGCTTGGCCACCGTGAAGGCCTTGACGAAGCGGGCGTTGTCGGGGCTGACCAGCACCTTGTTGTTCTTGTCGAAGTACAGGCCTTCGCCGGCCTTGAGGCCAGTGCGCAAAATGATCTGGGCCGCTTCGGAGGCGTCGGGAATCAGGAAGGTGCCGGGGTTAGCGGCCACCACTTTCTTGCCGTTGGTGATGTACGACTCCCAGCTGGCGTTGAGCTGCGCAGGCTTGACGCCAGCCTTGGCCAGCAGATCGGTGCGGAAGAACATCGAGCCGGGGCCGATGTCGGTGGGAATGGCGACGATGCGCCCGTCCTGTGTAGTGCTCTGCGGGAAGGTGAAGCTGACGAACTTGGAGGCGAGCGCTCCAGCGTTGTAGGGGGCCTTGCTGAGGTCGATCATACCGTTGCCTTCAGCGAACTTGGCGACGTAGCCGAAGTCGATGGCTTCGAGGTCGTTGGCTCCCTTGCCGGTCGAGAGCGCGGTGGTCAGCGCGTTGTGGTGATCGGCGTAGGCCAGCGAGTTGATCTTGACGTCGATGTCGGGGTAGAGCTTGTTGAAGCCCGGCAGGGCGGCCTTGAGCACGCTGTCAAGGTCGGGAAACACGCCGACGGTGACGGTGGTCTTCTGAGCGGCGGCGAGGGTGCCCGAAAGTAGGGCCGTCAGAACGAGCAAGCGTTTAATCTTCATGGTAAAACCTCCGAGAACAGGAATTCTAAAAAACTAAGGAAGGCGGCGGTGGGTGCGCTGCGGACAGTGTTGCTCAGAAACGAATGCTGCCCAAGAGTCAACCCAGGAGCGTCCGACTGTCACGCGCCTCCTGGGGGCGAAGCGGCCCTGACTGGCCCAGTGGACTCGCGCACGACGAGCTGCGGAAGGTGAATGGGCAAAGACGGGGTTTTTGAAGCCAGCAGTTGCAGCACGGCCTCGGCAGCCTGCTCTCCAAGTTCACTGACCGATTGACGCACGGTGGTCAGCGGTGGGGTGGTGTATTTGGCGGCAAACAGATCATCAAATCCGGTCAGCGAGAGGTCTTCAGGCACCCGCACGCCCCGGCGGTACAGCGTCAGCCGCGCTCCAAAAGCCATCTGATCGTTGGCACAGCACAAAGCCGTAAACGCGTGGCCTCCTTCCAGAAGGGTCGCGGCGGCCTGTTCGCCGCTGACCTCGGTGTAATCGCCGCGCAGCATCAGCTCAGGAACAACCGTCAGCCCGGCGTCCCGCATTCCGGTTTCAAAGCCTTCCCGGCGCTCGAAAGCGTCGTGCTGCTCCTCTGGCCCGCCGATATAAGCGATGCGGCGGTGGCCGAGCGCGGCCAGGTGCTCTACGACTTGCCGCATCCCGGCTTGGTTGTCGGTCATCAGGCAGCGCTCAGCGAGGCTGTCCAGACTGCGGCCCACCACCACCAGCGGCAGCCGCTCGGCGGCCCGGTTCAGCGCCGCGTCTTCGATGACGCCGCCCAGCACGATCAGGGCGTCTACTCGGCGGCGCAGCAACAAATTGAGGGCTTCGCGCTCTTGTTCGGCGTCCCAGTGACCGCTGACCGCCAGCAGATGGTAGGGTGTGCCCACCAAGCCGCGTTCGATGCCTGCCAGCGTTTCGCCGTAAAAGGGACTGGAGAGGTTTTGGGTCAGCACACCCACCGAGAAGCTGCGTCCACCTGCGAGGGCTTGGGCCTGCGCGTTGGGCGCAAACTCAAGCTTGTGAATAGCCGCTTCAACCCGCGCCCGCTTGTCGGAAGCGACTTTGGCGCTGCCGTTGAGGATGCGCGAGACGGTGCTGGGCGAAACGCCCGCTTCTCTCGCGACCTCGACCAGCGTCACCGTTTGTGTTGTTGAGGCCGTCACGACATGATCTCCTTGGCAGCCGCAGTGGCCTGCCGGTAACACGACATCCGAACTTTATTTGGTGAACGGTTCTACATTAGGCGTTCTTGAAAGCGCTGTCAAGCTTTCAGCCGCCTTGCTCAAAAGTCTCATCTCGGAGCAGATCAGTGCGGCGTTTTGGTTTGGTCAGCGGTCTGCTGAGCGGCGGCAAACTGCACCTGAACGCTAAACTGTTCTGAAGACCACTGCGGCTGCACCCGCGCGTTCCAGCGCTGGGTCAGAGCTGAGACCAACGCCAGTCCCAAGCCACTGCCCGGCGTGCTTTGGACTCCGCTGCCACGCTCAAACGGTTGCAGCAAGCGGGCCCAGTCCTCTTGCTTTGGCCCCGCGCCCCCACTCCTGACGGTGCAACTTTGCTGCTCTACGCGCACGTCAACCACCTCACCTGTACCGTACTTGAGGGCATTTTCCATCAAATTCATCAGCACCCGTTGCAGGCCGTCCGGTTCGGCTTCTATCCAGCTTTCGCTGAGCGATAAGTGAATGCGCTTGCTTGCACGCTGGGCCGCGTCGCTGAGTTGCTCGGTAGCTGCGATCACGCCAGCGGCCAACTCGACCGGCTCCAGTTGCACGGGGGCGTCGCTGCGGGCCAGCGCCAGCAGGCTTTCCGACAAAGTCATCAGGGCGTCTACCCGGCCTTGCATACCTGCCAGCGCTTTTTGGTAGGCGGCAGCGTCGCGGGGGCGCTCCAACGTGAGTTCCAAGCGGCCTTTGAGTACGGTCAGTGGCGTGCGGAGTTCGTGGGCGGCGATGCGGGCAAACTGTTTTTCGCGCTCGATGGTGTGCTCCAACTGGTCGAGCATGGCGTTGACGGTGTTGGTCAGGCGGGCCATTTCGTCGTGGCCCGCTAGAGCCGGAACGCGCTCACGGTAATCGCCGCGCCCAGCAATGGCCGCCGCCGTGCGGGCCACCGCGTCCACTGGCCTCAGTGCCCGGTCAGCCAGAGAGTAACCAGCGGCGCAGGCCACCCCAATCATCAGCACGCTGCCGACCAGCAGAATGCGGGCCAGCGTTTCGAGCAAGTGGCTCAGGGTGTCGCTGGGCCGTGAAATTCGCAGGTATAGACCGCTGCCGACGTCTTGAGTAAAGACCCGCTGCTCCTCGAAGCTGACAAACCCGAGCGCAAAGGGCGGTGAAGTGTCTTCGTCGCGTCCCACGCTGGCCAGCAGTCGGCCCGACGCCGAAAGCAACTCAATA from Deinococcus detaillensis includes:
- a CDS encoding GH1 family beta-glucosidase — encoded protein: MTLTLPDTTRLIRQNFPPDFVFGVATSSYQIEGAAHEGGRSSSIWDTFCATPGKVMNGENGDVACDHYHRLDSDLDLIASLNVNAYRFSVAWPRIIPGGRGATNRAGLDFYSRLVDGLLARGITPWLTLYHWDLPQVLQDKGGWPERDTALAFGDYAAVVAAELGDRVKHWITINEPWVAAFLGYGVGVHAPGHTDLAESFAASHHLLLAHGLGVQAVRASVPDAQVGITLNLAAAYPASGSPADEAAAHRQDGFANRWYLGPVFGRGYPQDTVDLLGAASPQAQGLVLPGDLETISSPSDFLGVNMYSRSVVEDAPDGGGFLSVKQLRVEGSEYTGFDWEVAPQSLTDLMLRLQRDYNPAAIYITENGATYPDHVSPDGTVHDAARTRYFQQHLAALGAAITGGAKMAGYFAWSLMDNFEWAEGYDKRFGIVHVDFETQARTLKASGRWYRDFLAHAQQSQPT
- a CDS encoding carbohydrate ABC transporter permease, whose protein sequence is MTSTPLAAPRTTPRSISGKRPLSRAGSILLLVLGGLLTLAPFYFMFVFATHPRQEIFSLPPPVWFGHDLTNNYESLLSRMPFWRNLWNSLYLAVLTTATTLFFCTLGGYAFAMYEFKGKGWLFGLLLATLLIPSTLNIVPYALIMQALGWIDTPRALWIPSMANAFGIFLMRQYIGSAIPRELVEAARIDGATEFTTFRKVIVPLTGPAMATLGLVTFVQSWNGFLGPLIIFRSAETYTAPLALRTLQGIANTDWGALMCGVALTVVPLLIIFAFASRRLIDGLTSGALKG
- a CDS encoding carbohydrate ABC transporter permease, which translates into the protein MTAPPAKLTPQPPIPKIGGWDNFQRKYAPYIFISPFFLLFFAFGLFPIIFNGYLSVHEWQPGSGLGDMKFVGLRNFTDNLTDPTFWLSLKNTTILAVESGLPQHLIAIPLAFAINMGLKKAQSLITAIYFLPYITSVVAISVIFFTLFSWQYGVLNAALNSLHHIPILGVLFPADKINWLGERAFVQPSIAMVIVWRYVGWNMLLYLSGLQAIPGDLYEAASVDGATRAQQFRFITLPLLRPTMFLAVTLSLIGGFQLFEEPYILTNGGGGVGQAGLTTIMYMFRTYNAYSDAGLAAAMAWLLFIVIGLLTLVNNRLFGRSGMSDSKAAK
- a CDS encoding ABC transporter substrate-binding protein: MKIKRLLVLTALLSGTLAAAQKTTVTVGVFPDLDSVLKAALPGFNKLYPDIDVKINSLAYADHHNALTTALSTGKGANDLEAIDFGYVAKFAEGNGMIDLSKAPYNAGALASKFVSFTFPQSTTQDGRIVAIPTDIGPGSMFFRTDLLAKAGVKPAQLNASWESYITNGKKVVAANPGTFLIPDASEAAQIILRTGLKAGEGLYFDKNNKVLVSPDNARFVKAFTVAKQIRDAKLDAKAGAAFSPEWTTAFQKGNLATEFSGAWLVGHMQNWLAKDFSGKWNAQNLPGNTFASWGGSFYGIPAQSTNKDAAWKLLQYLTTNPAQQVLAFKTTGAFPALKAGQTDAVFNQGVVYLGNQKARLLWRTAATKIQPLDVNKLDPIADQIVGDALGSVLDGSKDIPTALADAQRLVERRAR
- a CDS encoding LacI family DNA-binding transcriptional regulator; translated protein: MTASTTQTVTLVEVAREAGVSPSTVSRILNGSAKVASDKRARVEAAIHKLEFAPNAQAQALAGGRSFSVGVLTQNLSSPFYGETLAGIERGLVGTPYHLLAVSGHWDAEQEREALNLLLRRRVDALIVLGGVIEDAALNRAAERLPLVVVGRSLDSLAERCLMTDNQAGMRQVVEHLAALGHRRIAYIGGPEEQHDAFERREGFETGMRDAGLTVVPELMLRGDYTEVSGEQAAATLLEGGHAFTALCCANDQMAFGARLTLYRRGVRVPEDLSLTGFDDLFAAKYTTPPLTTVRQSVSELGEQAAEAVLQLLASKTPSLPIHLPQLVVRESTGPVRAASPPGGA
- a CDS encoding sensor histidine kinase encodes the protein MGRWGLQSWSLRLKLTLGYALVFALTILLGAVGVYFTARSSLTASLDQTLRETATVARASVETQKGRSFFAPQLKASSDLSIELLSASGRLLASVGRDEDTSPPFALGFVSFEEQRVFTQDVGSGLYLRISRPSDTLSHLLETLARILLVGSVLMIGVACAAGYSLADRALRPVDAVARTAAAIAGRGDYRERVPALAGHDEMARLTNTVNAMLDQLEHTIEREKQFARIAAHELRTPLTVLKGRLELTLERPRDAAAYQKALAGMQGRVDALMTLSESLLALARSDAPVQLEPVELAAGVIAATEQLSDAAQRASKRIHLSLSESWIEAEPDGLQRVLMNLMENALKYGTGEVVDVRVEQQSCTVRSGGAGPKQEDWARLLQPFERGSGVQSTPGSGLGLALVSALTQRWNARVQPQWSSEQFSVQVQFAAAQQTADQTKTPH